The Congregibacter litoralis KT71 genome contains a region encoding:
- a CDS encoding type II toxin-antitoxin system ParD family antitoxin, producing MPTRNVVLTEQQEIFVGKLVENGRYQNASEVLRDGLRLLEDRAQQRETELANIQAGVIAGLDQVERGEFAKGSGEEAIERAFSRAVLKQGQ from the coding sequence ATGCCAACCAGAAACGTGGTCTTAACAGAACAGCAGGAGATCTTCGTAGGAAAACTGGTCGAAAACGGCCGGTATCAAAATGCGAGCGAGGTCCTGCGCGACGGACTGCGGTTGTTAGAGGATCGGGCGCAGCAACGGGAAACGGAGCTGGCAAATATCCAGGCCGGCGTTATCGCCGGGCTTGATCAAGTGGAGCGAGGAGAATTCGCCAAGGGGTCAGGTGAAGAGGCCATTGAAAGAGCATTTAGCCGAGCTGTCCTTAAGCAGGGTCAATGA
- a CDS encoding sensor histidine kinase yields MTVRVNRALAGFHSAFWSVVFLLNVGPDWHRYSSTREVLEVAGTTTALQAMVAFIALNFLVPRWLDRGHIRLFGLLLLAALFLAAESNILFSYFYLEPAYPESYGKYYQILSELSLLERLGFSSTIRWIVFSKLPLLAFPAAVLVAVSYYQRQQAVLALREQKRVAELEALKRQLNPHFIFNTLNNIYALAIKQSEQTPEAIAKLSGILDYVLYRCNNEYVSLEDEVEMIDDYIALERLRFGERLNVSFSKELCAGVMVAPLMFLTLIENAFKHGASQQLDQAFIDISLKATAETIVFTVSNSKSAKIKPKESCEEKIGLANLRRQLALLYPRTHKLDLEETPEHYSSRIYLQRQVA; encoded by the coding sequence GTGACAGTACGCGTGAATCGAGCGCTTGCAGGGTTTCATTCGGCCTTCTGGTCGGTTGTCTTCCTCCTTAACGTTGGACCTGATTGGCACCGCTACTCTTCGACACGAGAGGTATTGGAAGTCGCCGGGACCACCACAGCCTTACAAGCAATGGTCGCTTTCATTGCCCTTAATTTTCTCGTGCCGCGGTGGCTGGACCGAGGCCACATCCGCTTATTCGGTCTGTTGCTGCTCGCGGCCCTATTCCTGGCTGCGGAAAGCAACATTCTGTTCAGCTACTTTTATCTGGAGCCCGCTTATCCCGAATCCTATGGCAAGTATTATCAAATATTGAGTGAACTCAGCCTTTTGGAGCGCCTCGGATTTTCGTCGACGATCCGATGGATTGTGTTCTCCAAGCTACCGCTCCTCGCGTTTCCAGCTGCCGTTCTCGTTGCGGTCAGCTATTACCAGAGGCAGCAAGCCGTGCTGGCATTACGCGAGCAGAAACGAGTCGCCGAGTTGGAGGCGCTGAAGCGTCAGCTAAACCCCCATTTTATTTTCAATACCTTGAACAACATTTATGCTCTCGCCATCAAGCAATCTGAGCAGACACCTGAAGCAATAGCCAAGCTGTCAGGTATCCTCGACTATGTGCTTTATCGCTGTAATAACGAGTACGTCTCTCTTGAAGATGAAGTGGAAATGATTGATGACTATATCGCCCTTGAGCGTTTGCGCTTTGGAGAACGTCTGAATGTTAGTTTCAGCAAGGAGCTTTGTGCCGGGGTGATGGTTGCCCCCCTGATGTTTCTCACCCTGATCGAAAACGCTTTTAAGCACGGCGCCAGTCAACAGCTTGACCAAGCATTTATTGATATCTCTTTGAAAGCCACGGCCGAGACCATCGTGTTTACCGTAAGTAACTCTAAGTCGGCAAAGATAAAGCCGAAGGAAAGTTGCGAAGAAAAAATCGGACTGGCCAATCTGCGGCGGCAGCTAGCCCTGCTCTACCCCCGGACGCACAAGCTTGATCTAGAAGAAACACCTGAGCACTATTCCTCGCGCATTTACCTACAGCGGCAAGTGGCATGA
- a CDS encoding type II toxin-antitoxin system RelE/ParE family toxin, which produces MRGYRLSPQAEQTLEDVISWTIEHFGVGQAERYKDQLISRLAELAANEMPHGLTCSGLLAGQRDVVDLEYYREGRHYIIYRNTFDEILVLDFVHGSRDLKAILDELS; this is translated from the coding sequence ATGAGGGGTTATCGGTTATCCCCGCAGGCCGAACAGACCCTTGAGGATGTTATCAGCTGGACGATCGAACACTTCGGTGTCGGACAGGCGGAGCGTTATAAAGATCAACTGATCAGTCGGTTAGCGGAACTTGCCGCCAACGAAATGCCACATGGGCTGACGTGCAGTGGTCTCCTTGCAGGGCAACGCGACGTGGTTGATCTTGAGTACTATCGAGAAGGCCGGCACTACATCATTTACCGCAATACCTTCGATGAAATTCTGGTGCTCGACTTTGTCCATGGTTCTCGTGATCTCAAGGCAATTCTTGATGAATTGAGCTGA
- a CDS encoding winged helix-turn-helix domain-containing protein, with protein MLESLVGSPNAERVLLFLAERERGYPREIAKTFDVAPSQVQRVMERMERDGLLVAVNVGKTRVYEFNPRFAFKSAVVDLFKDALSRYPKDMQDRIKMTRRRPRRKDKTL; from the coding sequence ATGTTGGAGTCCCTTGTTGGATCGCCCAATGCTGAGCGCGTTCTTCTGTTTCTGGCAGAGCGGGAGCGCGGCTATCCCAGGGAAATAGCCAAAACCTTCGATGTGGCCCCCAGCCAGGTTCAGCGCGTCATGGAGCGCATGGAGCGCGATGGGCTACTGGTGGCAGTGAATGTGGGAAAAACGCGGGTGTACGAATTCAATCCTCGCTTCGCTTTCAAGTCAGCAGTAGTTGATCTGTTTAAAGACGCGCTGTCGCGGTATCCCAAAGATATGCAGGACCGTATCAAAATGACCCGCCGAAGGCCCCGCAGGAAGGACAAGACCCTTTGA
- a CDS encoding chalcone isomerase family protein, with the protein MPKVFASASLRPAWSVWLVTVIGLLCMASGALAAKSKDFPLFMGFTHAGVNHNLHYTGSSERVILIFRVYEIAHYAEASPTPFSPESLIDDGPAKAIAITFSRKLGRDQIRDELDRSLRKNAQPGWLEDAQGTISAFMASIDRDAQKGDQLIFYWLSGGRIFAEFNGEPAFTANDTAFAKLIWSIWFGKEPACDIDALLAQSIAQVD; encoded by the coding sequence ATGCCCAAAGTTTTCGCCTCTGCGTCTTTACGGCCAGCATGGTCTGTATGGCTTGTGACTGTGATCGGCTTGCTTTGCATGGCCTCGGGTGCGTTGGCAGCCAAGTCCAAGGACTTTCCTCTCTTCATGGGCTTCACTCACGCCGGGGTGAACCACAATTTACATTACACGGGTAGTTCCGAGCGCGTAATACTGATCTTTCGGGTCTATGAGATTGCCCATTATGCCGAGGCTTCTCCCACGCCCTTCTCGCCCGAGTCCCTCATCGATGACGGTCCTGCCAAAGCCATCGCCATCACGTTTTCCCGTAAGCTTGGCCGGGACCAGATTCGTGATGAACTCGATAGAAGCCTGCGTAAGAATGCCCAGCCGGGTTGGCTGGAAGACGCCCAAGGGACCATCAGCGCGTTTATGGCGTCCATCGATCGTGATGCACAGAAGGGCGATCAGTTGATTTTCTACTGGCTTTCCGGCGGCCGAATCTTTGCCGAGTTCAATGGTGAACCTGCCTTCACTGCAAACGATACCGCCTTTGCCAAGCTCATCTGGTCTATCTGGTTCGGTAAAGAGCCGGCCTGTGATATCGATGCGCTATTGGCTCAATCAATTGCACAGGTCGATTAG
- a CDS encoding integrase core domain-containing protein, protein MRILDIEEIKSLPYAPMSHPFVERPIGSVRRELLDQTLFWTATDLKNNLREYQCCFNESRTHSGLGGVTSVDLGAGKIVDINHRRWKRHCRGLFELPIAA, encoded by the coding sequence ATGCGCATACTTGATATTGAAGAAATCAAATCATTGCCATACGCACCTATGTCTCATCCATTTGTAGAACGACCGATTGGTAGTGTTCGGCGAGAACTACTAGATCAAACTTTGTTCTGGACAGCGACTGACCTGAAGAACAACCTGCGTGAATATCAGTGCTGTTTCAACGAGTCCCGGACTCATTCTGGGCTCGGTGGCGTTACTTCAGTAGATTTAGGCGCCGGAAAGATCGTTGATATCAATCACCGCCGATGGAAGAGGCATTGCCGCGGATTGTTTGAGCTACCCATTGCCGCTTGA
- a CDS encoding SDR family oxidoreductase produces MKRLILIIITCTLSFSASALESGTSGATPQRAILVTGATSGIGKEIALTLSRRGFFVYAGARKSADIEALSKIDNMRGIRLDVTIQADIDAAVETIEQSGRGLHGLVNNAGVFVFDPLIEVSERDMRFVMDVNVFGPYRVTKAFAPLLIEHQGRITTIGSLSGIFSGALMGPYGMSKHAVESYADSLAAEMSKFGVQVSVVEPGNFRSNIMENMRQRMAEIDSGERSSLFEDEITRFAGFTQSDRSRHLPPTPVADAVYKFMTAPEPKRRYLVAPDANEAHYAIRRALQRVEELNRDHPFTLSRDALVNLLDKVLETAAIE; encoded by the coding sequence ATGAAGCGACTAATTCTGATCATCATTACCTGCACGTTGAGTTTTTCGGCATCTGCGCTTGAATCCGGCACGTCTGGTGCCACCCCTCAGCGAGCCATTTTGGTCACGGGTGCCACGTCGGGAATCGGTAAAGAGATAGCGCTTACGCTATCGCGCCGCGGATTTTTTGTATACGCAGGAGCCCGTAAGTCCGCTGATATCGAGGCTCTCAGCAAGATCGACAACATGCGCGGAATACGTCTGGACGTGACGATACAGGCGGACATCGATGCAGCCGTTGAGACCATTGAGCAGAGCGGGCGTGGTTTGCACGGCCTCGTCAATAACGCGGGGGTTTTCGTCTTCGACCCACTTATCGAAGTTAGCGAACGCGATATGCGGTTTGTCATGGATGTAAACGTGTTTGGTCCCTACAGGGTCACCAAGGCGTTTGCGCCGCTATTGATTGAGCATCAAGGCCGGATCACCACGATAGGCTCCCTTTCAGGTATTTTCTCGGGCGCGCTTATGGGGCCTTACGGCATGAGTAAGCATGCCGTGGAAAGCTATGCCGATTCCCTCGCTGCTGAGATGAGCAAGTTTGGAGTGCAGGTTAGCGTCGTAGAGCCCGGAAACTTTCGCTCTAACATCATGGAAAACATGCGACAGCGCATGGCGGAAATCGACTCGGGCGAAAGGAGTTCGCTGTTCGAGGATGAGATCACCCGATTTGCCGGTTTCACGCAGAGCGACCGCTCTAGACATCTCCCACCAACCCCTGTGGCCGATGCAGTCTACAAATTCATGACAGCGCCTGAGCCAAAAAGGCGTTACTTGGTGGCACCTGACGCCAACGAGGCTCACTACGCAATTAGACGAGCGCTACAGAGGGTGGAGGAACTCAATCGGGATCATCCATTCACGCTTTCCCGCGATGCGTTGGTGAATCTGCTGGATAAAGTCCTTGAAACGGCGGCAATCGAATGA
- a CDS encoding NTP/NDP exchange transporter translates to MIFQRAIEQMTLIRPQELRATVASFAMVFLLMASYFVLRPVRDAMASDWSDAEVSLLWNIQFFISAGLVSIYSLAVSRMPFRWVVPVVYSGFAASFLLFVLAIPRLADPVMAEKAFYLWVAAFSLFNLSVFWGFMADTFRREQGERLFAIIGSGASAGAIVGPSLPTLFASSLGLDVLMLIASLGLLLVVPLIFYLQRLKETALDNQTVHVDLADQRISGQWWTGFRDVVRNRYLLAIALFITLYVFIGSFVYFEQKNLLAAYSRPERAEILGAIDWVVNVLTFFCAFFVTGRVVQRLGMAATLTVVPLLVMTGLFVLAFAPIVVVLLSLQIARRVGNYAVTRPARELLFTEVSTDERFKAKAVIDVVVYRGGDAVSGSLFALLTEGLGFGLAAVALIGAGIAAMWSALALFLGRRFDRSGSAIDLLQVTPLKEKAALRGPIRNP, encoded by the coding sequence ATGATTTTTCAGCGAGCCATTGAGCAGATGACGCTGATAAGGCCCCAGGAGCTGCGTGCCACTGTTGCATCCTTCGCCATGGTATTTCTCCTGATGGCTTCGTATTTTGTTTTGCGACCGGTGCGAGATGCAATGGCAAGCGACTGGAGTGACGCGGAGGTAAGTCTCCTCTGGAACATCCAGTTTTTTATCAGCGCAGGTCTCGTGTCAATTTACAGTCTGGCGGTTTCGCGAATGCCCTTTCGTTGGGTGGTTCCTGTCGTTTACAGCGGCTTCGCCGCGAGCTTTTTGCTATTCGTTCTGGCGATACCCAGGCTGGCTGATCCGGTTATGGCCGAAAAGGCCTTCTACCTTTGGGTCGCGGCCTTCAGCCTTTTCAATCTGTCGGTCTTTTGGGGATTTATGGCGGACACCTTTCGTCGCGAGCAGGGTGAAAGACTCTTCGCAATTATTGGTTCCGGGGCAAGCGCTGGCGCAATCGTAGGACCGAGTCTACCGACACTTTTTGCAAGCTCTTTGGGGCTTGATGTTCTGATGCTCATTGCATCCCTTGGCCTGCTGCTTGTTGTTCCCCTGATTTTTTATTTGCAGCGACTCAAGGAAACGGCGCTGGACAACCAGACCGTACACGTCGACTTGGCGGATCAGCGCATCAGTGGGCAATGGTGGACTGGATTTCGTGATGTCGTGCGAAATCGTTATCTACTGGCAATCGCGCTTTTCATCACCCTTTACGTTTTCATCGGATCGTTTGTTTACTTTGAGCAGAAAAATCTTCTGGCGGCGTACTCGCGCCCGGAGCGAGCAGAGATTCTTGGCGCTATTGATTGGGTGGTTAACGTACTCACCTTTTTCTGTGCCTTTTTCGTCACCGGCCGTGTTGTCCAGCGCCTCGGTATGGCGGCCACGCTCACGGTTGTTCCATTGCTGGTGATGACTGGGTTGTTTGTTCTTGCTTTTGCGCCGATCGTCGTGGTGCTCCTCAGCCTGCAGATCGCACGCCGTGTCGGTAACTACGCGGTGACGAGGCCAGCCCGTGAATTGCTGTTCACGGAGGTGAGCACCGACGAGCGCTTCAAAGCCAAAGCGGTGATCGACGTAGTCGTGTATCGCGGCGGCGACGCCGTTAGTGGGTCGCTGTTTGCACTGCTCACAGAGGGCCTGGGTTTCGGCTTGGCGGCGGTCGCTCTAATTGGTGCGGGCATCGCTGCTATGTGGTCCGCGCTGGCGCTCTTCCTCGGCAGACGATTCGATCGCTCCGGCTCCGCTATCGACCTACTGCAAGTAACCCCACTCAAAGAAAAGGCCGCTCTCAGGGGCCCCATTCGCAATCCTTGA
- a CDS encoding alpha/beta fold hydrolase, translating to MKTTKGILDHGRFRIPYRVYGDKPGVLLCVSGVLQTMAVWRAVTQKFAPHFRVIIFDMPGVGRSEILSGSPHVTIEEQLEVIDALVENAQPLDELLLAGSSWGTAIAAAYAA from the coding sequence ATGAAGACTACCAAAGGAATCCTCGATCATGGGAGGTTCCGCATTCCTTACCGGGTCTATGGCGACAAGCCTGGGGTGTTGTTGTGTGTCAGTGGGGTGCTCCAGACCATGGCTGTCTGGCGTGCGGTAACGCAAAAGTTCGCCCCCCATTTTCGTGTGATTATTTTCGATATGCCCGGCGTCGGGCGTTCGGAGATCCTCTCGGGCAGTCCTCATGTGACCATTGAAGAACAGCTTGAGGTGATTGATGCCCTCGTCGAGAATGCCCAACCCCTGGACGAGCTATTACTGGCAGGCAGTAGCTGGGGGACGGCCATAGCCGCTGCCTACGCAGCCTAA
- a CDS encoding LytR/AlgR family response regulator transcription factor yields MTDARVRCLIVDDEHLGRELIEGHVAQLQQLQLVASCANALEAGETLASESVDLLFLDIEMPMLKGTDFYQGLRHPPAVIFTTAYREYALEGFELEAIDYLLKPVTFPRFFKAVNRFLNARRARATTDELPRGLARDFVFVRCDRKDVRLCIADIEYVQGLKDYIRIHTQRKIYTVKETMQSFSERAGSELVRVHRSYLVNRLRVTALASMDVEVGDIEIPLGETYRAEALRKLGDS; encoded by the coding sequence ATGACGGATGCACGCGTTCGCTGCCTGATCGTCGATGACGAACATCTTGGCCGCGAACTTATTGAGGGTCATGTGGCCCAGCTGCAACAGCTGCAGCTGGTCGCGTCTTGTGCCAATGCACTGGAAGCAGGCGAAACACTGGCCAGCGAGTCCGTTGACCTGCTTTTTCTTGATATTGAAATGCCGATGCTCAAGGGCACCGATTTTTATCAGGGACTCCGCCATCCGCCGGCGGTGATCTTCACGACAGCATACCGTGAGTATGCCCTGGAGGGCTTCGAGCTTGAGGCCATCGACTATTTGCTAAAACCTGTCACCTTCCCGCGGTTTTTCAAAGCCGTCAATCGGTTCCTGAATGCGCGACGGGCAAGGGCTACTACTGATGAGCTTCCCCGGGGCTTGGCGAGGGACTTTGTTTTTGTACGCTGCGACCGTAAAGATGTACGTTTATGTATCGCGGACATCGAGTATGTCCAAGGGCTTAAAGACTACATTCGTATCCATACACAGAGAAAGATATACACGGTGAAGGAAACCATGCAGTCCTTCAGCGAGCGAGCAGGCTCCGAACTTGTCCGTGTGCACCGATCCTACCTCGTGAATCGGCTTCGCGTCACGGCCCTCGCCAGCATGGATGTAGAAGTTGGTGATATCGAAATCCCTCTCGGGGAGACGTACCGAGCAGAGGCCCTACGCAAGCTCGGCGACTCCTGA
- a CDS encoding putative bifunctional diguanylate cyclase/phosphodiesterase has product MLIPSLAGVLVYRDVERRSLLTEQFYTVRDLGLLLGQAAQSVDQFGNLAQRSLDFYRTGNHFTINGWRQSLAAANDDLEQLLSDDSVSNRDLLDSMQRDLRAYSQLLDQLPPMLRERGIQDFGIAGDMREAVHLLEERLDEPELLVHLLMLRRHEKDYIIRDLDRYTSAHRERAAILRLDLGACEDCSGEELQQGFQLLDAYTGAFSRVVELDREIGIRSDTGLYRQIQMLESELFQSHQELMRNVAAESAKLISRAGERLAIIVGSVTIFALLFSGFLSGFLTRPLAALSLKMNRYVESRFTEEADTSEIDNSAGEVARIAHDFSEIQRATRHHLEDLHQQRQALESLNVELEEERSNLSVAQRMAGLGYWRCNPENGEFEASSELLHLLGLPPDHEFDCSGFADTVIHPDSRDQFARDLASCQRKDDSVENVYRAASPHHDEVWIRQFIRVESDPSIKGFHLVAAVQDVSRQRLAEQEIRRLAYFDSLTGLSQRGYLFERLHEMVRTARRRQEGFAVLFIDLDKFKEINDSLGHDAGDELLVTVASRLRAAARESDFVARLGGDEFCMVLDNVSSEVDVAEVAQRLLDQLSAAVEIHGTTVTPMASVGIAIYPVDGEAAESIMNAADNAMYAAKRRGDHSYLFHEHEISAEARERLRMSRDIRRAVKEDEFVVHYQPQISLESGAIEGWEALLRWQHPERGLLSAYAFIDDIERIGLVSDIGRWVIDSVSSQLAQWQREERPHTRVSINIAPRHMSEGTVARDLREAMGRHGISASQLEIEITEAGIQSGEEIREATLAVRALGVEIAIDDFGTGYASLASLRSLTIDSLKVDRSFIQFATTNAVDRRLLSSIIDLGKSFGYRLVAEGVETQEQLELLRTMGCELVQGYLFSQAVPAAEAVEMMDDRATGSQSSGAGQQRYG; this is encoded by the coding sequence ATGTTGATTCCATCGTTGGCCGGTGTTTTGGTTTATCGGGATGTGGAGAGACGTTCCCTCCTCACAGAGCAATTTTATACCGTGCGCGATTTGGGTCTTTTGTTGGGACAGGCGGCCCAATCGGTAGACCAGTTCGGTAACCTCGCTCAGCGCAGCCTCGATTTCTACCGCACCGGCAATCACTTCACGATCAATGGTTGGCGTCAGTCTCTGGCCGCAGCGAACGATGATCTGGAGCAGTTACTGAGTGACGACTCCGTCAGCAATCGGGACCTGCTCGACAGCATGCAGCGCGACCTCCGTGCCTACTCGCAATTGCTCGATCAGCTGCCACCGATGTTGCGGGAACGGGGCATTCAGGATTTCGGTATTGCCGGTGACATGCGCGAGGCGGTACACCTTCTCGAAGAACGCCTCGACGAGCCGGAATTGTTGGTACACCTCCTGATGCTGCGACGTCATGAGAAGGATTACATCATCCGTGACCTCGATCGCTATACATCCGCGCATCGTGAGCGAGCCGCCATTCTCCGCCTCGACCTTGGTGCCTGCGAGGACTGTTCCGGGGAAGAGCTTCAGCAGGGTTTTCAACTGCTGGACGCCTATACCGGCGCGTTCAGCCGTGTGGTGGAGCTGGACCGGGAGATCGGCATACGCAGCGACACGGGGCTCTACCGTCAGATACAGATGCTTGAGTCCGAGCTGTTTCAGAGTCACCAGGAACTGATGCGTAACGTGGCCGCCGAGTCGGCAAAGCTGATTAGCCGGGCCGGCGAGCGGCTGGCGATCATTGTGGGTTCCGTGACGATATTTGCCTTGTTGTTCAGCGGCTTTCTTTCGGGCTTTCTCACCCGCCCCCTTGCCGCGCTGTCCTTAAAAATGAATCGCTATGTCGAAAGTCGTTTCACGGAAGAGGCTGACACCAGCGAGATCGACAACAGTGCCGGCGAGGTGGCACGTATCGCGCATGACTTCAGCGAGATACAGCGGGCTACCCGTCACCATCTTGAGGATCTGCACCAGCAGCGACAGGCTCTAGAGTCACTCAACGTTGAGCTGGAGGAGGAGCGGAGTAACCTGTCCGTGGCGCAGCGGATGGCGGGGCTGGGCTACTGGCGCTGTAACCCCGAAAACGGGGAGTTCGAAGCCTCAAGCGAGCTCTTGCACCTGCTCGGTCTCCCGCCCGACCACGAGTTCGACTGCAGCGGCTTTGCCGACACGGTGATCCACCCGGATAGCCGCGATCAATTCGCACGCGATCTGGCCAGCTGTCAACGCAAGGATGATTCCGTCGAGAATGTCTATCGCGCGGCGTCGCCTCACCACGACGAAGTCTGGATACGGCAATTTATCCGCGTCGAGTCGGATCCTTCCATCAAAGGCTTTCATTTGGTCGCCGCTGTGCAAGACGTCAGTCGCCAGCGCCTTGCGGAGCAGGAAATTCGCCGCCTCGCCTATTTTGACTCCCTGACCGGTCTCTCCCAACGCGGGTATCTGTTCGAGCGCCTTCACGAAATGGTGCGAACCGCGCGGCGGCGTCAGGAGGGTTTTGCCGTCTTGTTCATTGATCTCGATAAATTCAAGGAGATCAACGACTCCTTAGGACACGATGCGGGCGATGAGCTTCTCGTCACGGTCGCTTCCCGGTTGCGAGCGGCAGCTCGAGAAAGTGACTTTGTTGCGCGTCTCGGCGGCGACGAGTTCTGCATGGTGCTGGATAATGTGTCGTCCGAGGTCGACGTGGCCGAAGTCGCCCAGCGCTTGCTGGATCAGCTGTCCGCAGCCGTTGAGATACACGGCACAACGGTTACACCGATGGCAAGTGTTGGTATTGCGATCTACCCGGTTGATGGCGAAGCAGCAGAAAGCATTATGAACGCGGCGGACAACGCCATGTATGCGGCCAAGCGACGCGGCGATCACAGCTATTTGTTTCATGAGCATGAGATATCGGCCGAAGCACGGGAGCGCCTGCGTATGTCGCGGGATATTCGCAGGGCCGTAAAAGAAGACGAGTTTGTTGTTCACTACCAGCCCCAGATCAGTCTCGAGTCCGGTGCCATCGAGGGATGGGAGGCCTTGCTGCGTTGGCAACATCCCGAGCGCGGGCTGCTGTCGGCTTACGCCTTTATCGACGACATTGAGCGCATCGGGCTGGTCTCCGATATAGGTCGCTGGGTTATCGATTCGGTGAGCAGTCAACTTGCACAGTGGCAGCGCGAGGAGCGACCCCACACTCGCGTGTCGATCAATATCGCCCCCCGCCATATGAGTGAAGGTACTGTGGCGCGCGACCTCCGGGAGGCAATGGGCCGTCACGGTATCTCGGCATCGCAGCTTGAGATAGAGATTACCGAGGCCGGGATCCAATCTGGCGAGGAGATTCGCGAAGCGACCCTGGCGGTGCGTGCCCTGGGAGTTGAAATAGCCATCGATGACTTCGGCACGGGTTACGCCTCGCTGGCCTCCCTCCGCTCGTTGACCATCGACAGCCTTAAGGTCGACCGTAGTTTTATTCAGTTCGCCACCACTAATGCGGTGGACCGTCGACTTCTGAGTTCGATCATTGATCTCGGAAAGTCCTTTGGCTACCGACTGGTAGCGGAGGGCGTAGAAACACAGGAACAGCTGGAGCTTTTACGGACCATGGGCTGCGAGCTCGTTCAGGGGTATCTGTTCAGTCAGGCGGTGCCTGCGGCAGAGGCGGTGGAGATGATGGACGATCGAGCAACAGGCTCTCAATCCAGCGGTGCGGGGCAACAGCGCTACGGATAG
- a CDS encoding alpha/beta fold hydrolase yields MKPNAVMQSIIVRAEALYDTGNYAAGAGLIVEMFGQQIGPTYKRQIELQFASLSQSSAESFYLHCRNILKMGHLTDTIDLSRIQARTLIVNGSKDRIIDLDDMQLAEGLIPDCTCILVDGVGHFLHFERPEILGDYEKFLVHGDRLQSLPASSLAAASPC; encoded by the coding sequence ATGAAACCCAATGCCGTGATGCAGAGCATTATTGTGCGCGCCGAAGCGCTTTACGATACGGGTAATTATGCGGCGGGAGCTGGCCTCATTGTAGAAATGTTCGGTCAGCAAATAGGGCCGACTTACAAGCGCCAGATCGAGCTTCAGTTTGCCAGTCTAAGTCAAAGCTCAGCGGAGTCCTTCTATCTTCACTGTCGCAATATCTTGAAAATGGGTCATCTGACCGACACCATTGATCTGAGCCGTATCCAGGCGCGAACGCTCATCGTCAACGGCTCAAAAGATCGTATTATCGACCTCGACGACATGCAGCTCGCTGAAGGGCTCATTCCAGACTGCACCTGTATCTTGGTAGACGGCGTCGGACATTTCCTGCACTTTGAGCGACCGGAGATTCTTGGCGATTACGAGAAGTTTCTGGTCCACGGCGATAGATTGCAGTCCCTTCCCGCGTCTTCTTTAGCGGCAGCTTCGCCCTGTTAA
- a CDS encoding cupin-like domain-containing protein — protein sequence MSLDLKSTPYLDGSPLKQAIARREPLVLTDLAASWPALKKWTPDQLTALYGNRPVRVYDASFGTPGRNYMGSIDTMSFAEFLEETLHGGRDLRMFLYNLSQQIPQLLDDIVLPEVGLKFSRQFVFSFFGCKGSTTPLHYDIDMGDVLHAVVRGRRRIRLFAPEDSVWLHRHPFTVRSYLDLDGPTSALPPSLSRARCFEVILEPGQTLYMPAGWWHEFHYLEAGIGVSLRAASPHWRERIKGWGNLLVVSPIDRLANKVAPQRWYSWKRTHAEALAQAASQVKSA from the coding sequence ATGTCCCTCGATCTCAAAAGCACTCCCTACCTTGACGGTAGTCCCCTAAAGCAAGCCATAGCCCGTCGCGAGCCCCTGGTACTCACGGATCTGGCAGCGAGTTGGCCGGCCCTGAAAAAATGGACCCCCGATCAATTGACTGCGCTGTACGGCAACAGGCCTGTGCGAGTGTATGACGCCAGTTTCGGAACGCCCGGCCGCAACTACATGGGCAGTATCGATACCATGTCCTTCGCCGAGTTTCTTGAGGAAACCCTGCATGGGGGACGAGATCTGCGGATGTTTCTCTACAATCTCTCGCAGCAGATTCCGCAGCTTCTCGACGATATTGTATTGCCCGAGGTTGGCCTCAAGTTTTCGCGTCAGTTTGTGTTCAGTTTCTTCGGCTGCAAAGGCAGTACAACCCCGCTGCACTACGACATTGATATGGGAGATGTGCTCCATGCGGTCGTGCGCGGGCGCCGGCGCATTCGCCTCTTTGCGCCCGAGGATTCTGTATGGCTCCATCGCCATCCCTTCACCGTGCGAAGCTATCTGGATCTGGATGGGCCCACATCTGCCTTGCCCCCATCGCTTTCCCGGGCACGTTGCTTCGAGGTGATCCTAGAGCCGGGACAGACCTTGTACATGCCCGCGGGATGGTGGCATGAGTTTCATTATCTGGAGGCCGGCATTGGGGTCTCTCTACGTGCTGCATCGCCGCACTGGCGAGAGCGAATCAAAGGTTGGGGCAATCTCCTGGTGGTCTCTCCCATCGATCGACTGGCAAATAAAGTTGCCCCACAGAGGTGGTACAGTTGGAAACGTACGCACGCCGAAGCTCTGGCTCAAGCTGCATCGCAGGTAAAAAGCGCATGA